CGGGTCGAAGCCTACCTGGGTCCGGCCTGCGCCCTGCACCACGAGGCCAAGCCTTCACGGGAGACGCCATGAGCTTCATATCGAAACCGCTGGACAGCGTCGCGGGCTGGAGCGTGCGCCGCAAAATGGACATTCTCCTGGCGTTCGTGCTCGTCCTCCCGCCCCTGGCCGTACTTCTCCTGGCCCAGGCCGCGGATCACCGACTGCTGAACGCCGCGCTCGTGGCCATGCTGGCCGCCTCCGTGATCCTGTTCATGCCGCTCTCGGCCCTGCTGAGCCATCTGCTCGCCCTGCGCAACATCAACCAGCTCAACACCCAGTGCCTGCGGCTCAAGGAAGGGCGCTACACCCCGGAAAACCTGCCCCCGGAACAGGACGAGGAACACGACTTCCTGCGCCTCAAGCGCAACCTGCACGGGCTCGGCCTGGCCATCCAAAGCCGGGAACGCAGGCTCTCCCAGGCCATCGACAACCTGGCCGACGCCAGGCGCAGGATTGAGGAGAGCATCGAATACGCGGGGCTCATCCAGCGGGCCTTTCTTCCCGGAGCGGACGCCTTCGCGCCGCTGACGCGCGACCATTTCCTGCTCTGGAGCCAGCGCGACGGCGTGGGCGGGGACGCCTGCTGGATCAGGCCCTTTCCGGGCGGATTCCTCGCGGCGGTCATCGACTGCACCGGCCACGGCGTGCCCGGAGCCTTCATGACCCTCATCGTCCATTCCCTGTTCGACAAGGCCGCGCGCGAGGGCCGCGACTCCCCCGCCGCCCTGCTCTCGCGCGTGAACGCCCTCATCAAGGAGTCCCTGGGCCAGACCGGACGCGGCGCGACTTCCGACGACGGCATGGACTGCGCCGTCTGCCGGATCGAGTCCGCTGCCGGACGGCTGACTTACGCCGGGGCCAGGATCCCCCTTCTTGTCCTGAACGCCGGAGAGGTCGAGGTGCTCCGGGGCGACCCCCTGGGCGCCGGATACGTGCGCACCCCGGCGGACCACCGCTTCAGCGAACGGAAAATCGCCCTGGTCCCGGGGCAACGTTTCTACCTGGCCACCGACGGACTCGCGGACACGGTGGGCGGCCCCAAACGCCTGCCCTTCGGCCGCGGCCGGTTCATCCGCTTCATCCTGGAGCAGGCGGGCGTCCCCCTGGCCGACCAGGCCGAGGCCTTGGAGCGCCACCTGTCGGAATACCGGGGCGGCGAGCCCCGGCGGGACGATCTCACGGTTCTCGGATTTGAAGTCGAGGCAAGGAGCTGATCCCATGACCCCAGCCATGTTCGAGGACTATGAGAAATTCCGCCGTGACGGCGTGATGCTCTATTTCAACGGCCCCGTGTCCCAGGCCGTCCTGGAGGGAATCGCGGACATCATGCGCCGGAGGATGGATTCGGAGGATACGGAGCGGGCCGTGGCCCGCAAGGTTTTCGCCCTCCTGGTGGAGCAGATGCAGAACATCGTGCGCTACTCCTGTGAACGGGCCGCCCTTGAAGGCGGCGAAGGGGAATTCGCCCAGGGGCAGGTGGTCGTGGGCCGCGAAGCCGACGGCAGCTTCTTCGTGGCCAGCGGAAACAGAATCCGCGCCGGGGATGGCCGCAGGCTCTCGGAGCGCCTCCTTCGCGTCCAGGGAATGAACCGGCCCGATCTCAAGGCCTACTACCGGGAATGCCGCCGGGCCGGACCGGACGCGGAGTCCGCCGGGGCCGGTCTGGGCTTCATCGAAATGGCCCGCCACGCGGCGAAACCACTGGATTTCGCCATCGTGCCCGTGGACCGGGACACTTCCTTCTTTTCCGTGAAAGCCACCGCTTGAGGGGGGAACGCATCATGACCGCGCTGACCGTGCAGGGAACCAAATCCTCTCCGCACATCCACTTCGATCCCGTGACCAGGGTGCTGGAAATCCGGGGCGAGTCCTATCCTGAAAACTGTTCGCGATTCTACGGCCCGGTCTTCGACTGGCTGCGCGATTTCCTGGCCGTCACCGGCGACGGCGTCGAACTGAACATGGAGATCGTCTACTTCAACAGCTCCACCTCCAAAACCTTTCTCGACCTCTTCGACCTCCTGGACCATGAGGCGGGCAAGGGCCGGGAGATCGTGATCAACTGGCGCTACCACGGCGAGAACGAGACGGCCCAGGAATGCGGGGAGGAATTCATGGAAGAGGTCCGCAACGTGCGCTTCAATCTGGTGGAGATCGCCAATTGAACGCAGGGCCGTGTCGAGAATCCAAATCAAGAAGGAAAGAGAGAATCATTTCATGAAATTGCCGTCAGTCCAACAATAACGCAAAAGGACAGCATGACTTCCCCCACGATCCTTATCCGCCATTCCATCCCCGGCCGCGTGCGCCTGCAGGCGCGCGCCCTGCGCCGCGACGCGGCCGCGGCCGGCCGTCTGGAGCTCGCCCTCGGCGGCATGGACGGCGTGCTGGCCGTCCGCTGCAACATGGCCTGCGGCAGCATGGTCGTCCGCTTCGACGAGGACCGGCTGGACCGGTCCGCAGTGCTTCGAAGGGCCGAAGACATCCTCTCCGACGGCCGCCACCCGCGCCCTGGCCGGCTCCCGGCCTGCGCCTCCGAACTCTGCTCCGGCCGGGCCTGCGAGGCCACCCGCATGGGCTGCGACCCCGTGCGCCCGGCGACACGCCGGTTCGCCCTGGTCAGCGCCGTCATGGGCGTGGTGGGGCTGCGCAAACTCCTGGGCCTGGCCGTGTCCGGGGCGGCGCTGAGTCCCCTGGGCCTGGCCGCAGCGCTCGTCTCCGTGCCCTTGTTCCGGCAGGCCGCGCGACAGGCCCGCCAAAAACGCTTCACCCTGGAGTCGTTCCTGGGCGCGGGCTGCATGGCCGCCGTCGTGACGGGCGAAGCGCTCACCGCCTTCGAGATTCTCTGGATCCACTCCGGGGCCGAGTTGCTCAAGGCCTGGATCACGGAACGGTCGCGCCGTTCCATCGCCGGCATCCTGCGCCTGAGCGGGCATCACACCTTCATCCTGGTCGACGGCGTGGAGGTGGAGGCCGAGGTGGACAGCCTGCGGCCCGGGGACGTGGTGGTCCTGCACACCGGCGAGAAGGTCTGCGTGGACGGCGAGGTGGAGAGCGGCGAGGCCCTGCTGGACGAATCCCCCATCACCGGGCGGGCCGACCACGTGCTGCGCAAGCCCGGAGACCGCGTCCTGGCCGGAACCTTCGTGCGCCAGGGCGTGATCCGCGTGCGCGCCAGGGATGTGGGGGACGGCACCTACCTCGCCCGCATCCTGCGCCAGGTGGAGGATTCCCTGGAAAACCGCGCGCCCATCGAAGGCGTGGCCGACCGCCTGGCCTCGCGGCTGGTCCGCCTGGGATTCCTGGCCACGGGCGCCACCTGGATCTTCACCGGCAGCGCATGGCGGGCCTTCTCCGTGATGCTCGTCATGGCCTGCCCGTGCGCCACCGTCCTCGCGGCCTCCACGGCCATCAGCGCGGCCATCGCCTCCGCCGCCCGGCGCAACATCCTGATCAAGGGCGGCCGCCATCTGGAGGAGATCGGCCGCATGGACACGGCCTGTTTCGACAAGACCGGCACCCTCACCGGCATGGAGCCGGTGCTGACCCGCATCCTGCCCCTGGACGGGACGGAAGAAGAGGCCCTGCTGCGCATGGCCGTGTCCGTGGAGGCGCACAACCATCACCCCTTGGCCCAGGCCGTCAAGGCCGAGGCCGCGCGCCGGGGGATCGCGGCCACGCCCCACTCGGTCTGCGACTACACCCTCGGCATGGGCATGCGCGCCGAGGTGGGGGGATCGGTCATCCTGGTGGGCAACGGCCGCCTCATGGAGCGCCACGACGTGCCCCTGGCCGACGCCCGGAGCCGGGCCCGGGAGCTGCGCCGGGACGGCCATACCGTGCTCTACATGGCCCGCGACGCCGAGGTGCTCGGCCTGCTGGCCTTCGACAACCGCATCCGGCCGGAAAGCGCGCGGGTGCTGGCGGCCTTGCGCCGCAACGGCGTGAAGCGCGTGGTCCTGATCACCGGCGACGAGGCCGGCGCGGCGCGCGGCCTGGCCCGAAAGCTCGACATTCCGGAGCACCACGCGGCGCTCCTGCCCGAGGACAAGGCCGCATTGGTGCGGGACCTGCGCGACCAGGGGGCCCGCGTGCTCATGGTCGGCGACGGCATCAACGACGCCCTGGCCCTGGCCGAGGCCGACGTGGGCGTGGCCATGGGCGTGGGCGGCTCCGAGGCGGCCGTGGAGGCGGCCGACATCGCCCTGGTGGACGACGGGCTGGACGGCCTGGCCTACGTCCAGGACCTGAGCAAAAAGACGCTGCGCGTGGTGCGCCAGAATTTCTGGATCGCCACGGGCTCGAACCTGGCGGGCGTGGCCCTGGGGGCCGCCGGGCTGCTTTCGCCCGTGGCGGCCGGGCTCCTGCACATCGTCCATTCCCTGGGCGTGCTGGCGAATTCCTCGCGCCTTCTGCGCGCCCAATCCCTTCCCCCCATGATCGAGGAGAAGCCGTGATGGATTTCCAGCTGCTCATGGAACTCAGGGAGCACCTGAGCGTGGCCCACCACGTCCGGGGCCGGATCCGGCTGCGCTTCAGCCTGGGCCTGCTGACCGACGGCCGGGCGATGGGCCTGCTGGCCTCGGCCAAGGGCGCGCCCCTGCCCGCCGCGGTGCGGGGGGTGCGGCTGAACGTGGCGGCCCGCTCCGTGGTGCTCGAATACGATCCCGAAATCGTCCAGCCCCGGGTTCTTGAGGAAGTTCTGACCACCGACGACGAGAACCGGTTCAGGGTACTGGCGGAAGAACTGAAAACGCTTGCTCCGCAAGCATGACGCAAGGAGGTTGACGGCATGGAAGAGAATGGACGCGCTGAAATGGCCGACGCGGGACGCGCACCCGAAGACGGCGGCATGTACCGCTATGTGAAGGGGGCAGGCTTCGTCCCGGCGGACTCGCCCGAAGCCTGGGGCCAGGGGCAATCCCAAAGCCAGGGACAGGGTCGGGGCCAGGGCCAGGGACGCCCCGAGGGAACCGAGCCCAAATACGACCAGAACCGTTTCGGCGAGGTCTACGGCATGTTCAGCGACGCGGTGAACGGCAAGGCCGATCCGGGCAAGATCCTGGGCTTCCTCCAGGCCTCTGGCGAGGATTTCTGGAAGGGGGCCCTGGTGGGCGCGGCCGCCGTGTTCCTGCTCAACAACAGCGCGGTCAAGGGCGCCCTGGCCGGAACCTTCGGCGCCATGTTCGGCGCGGCCTCGGAAGAGGCTCCCGCCAAGACCAAGGCCGCCGCGAAGAAATAGGAGGACTCCATGAGCAAGCTCGCGATCATGAGAAAACGCATGCTCGGCGCGGCCACGGTCGGCGCCGTGATGGTGGGCGCGGTGGCCGGGGGCGTGGACGCCGCGGCCCGCGACATCCGCAAGGTCAAGAACGGCGAGATGAGCCGCCGGGACGCGGCCGCGGACGTGGCCCGCGAGGCCGGGACGACCGGGCTCGCCACCGGGGCCGCGGTGGCCGTGGTGGGAGCCCTGGGCCTGGGCGGAGTGCTCTCCGTGCTGGGCGTGGCCGCCATGGCCACGGGCGCCAAGTATCTCCTGGATTCGGCCGTGGACAAGGCCGCCCGGACGGCGAAACCCGCCGCGACGCCCAAGGCCGCTCTGGCCCCTTCCCGCTCGAAGACCGCTCCGGCCCCGAAGGCCCGGAAGGCCAAGAGCGTGAAGGCCAAATCCAAGGCCGCTCCGGCCAAGGCCGCGATCCCCCCCGCCGAATAACCGCAACCACACGAGGAACGAATCATGAGCGAACACGCCACCCCGTCCGTCGGCGGCGCGCCCCAGCCCGCCCAACCCCAAGCCGAGTCCGCCGCCTCCCCGGGCTCCTGGTTCAACGTCTCGAATCCCGGCTACCTCAAGGGACTGCTCCTGGGCGCGGGCGTGGCCCTGGTGGCCACCAACCCCACCGTGCAGAAGGCCGTGATCTCCGGCGCGGTGCGGCTCTGGGCCGCCGTTCAAGGCGGCGTCGAGGAGATCAAGGAACAGATCCAGGACGCCAAGGCCGAGTTGAGCCAGGAGGGTTAGTCCCGTGCCGGCGACGATGAAGAAGCCGCCGCGAACCGGAACCGCCGGGGGGAGCCTCTCCTCCCGGCGGGCCCTGGCCAAGGCGGGCATGACGGTGAGCCTGGGCCTGCTCCTGGTCACGGCCTTCACCGGAACCAGGCGGCGCACCCTCTCCCGGGCGGTGCATCTCTGGTCCGGCGCGGCCCTGGCGGGGTTCTCCCTCTGGCATCACGCACTCTATCCGGCGAAGGCCAAGCGGAAGGAGCCGTCGTGACCCGGGAGCGGCCCAGTCTCCGGCGCGTGAGCGTGATCCACGAACTGCCCGGCCGCCTGCGGCTGCGGGCTCGTATCCTGGCCGACCCGTCCCTGGACCGGGCCTACCTGGAGGCCCTGCTGGGCGGCCTGCCCGGGGTGCGCTCCGCGCGGGTCAACGAGCGCGCCGCGAGCCTCGTGCTGGAGTACGACGGGAAGAAGGCCACCCGCCGGAAGGTCCTGGACCTCCTGGGGCGCATCCCGGACGAGGCCTTCCTGCCCGAACGCGAGGAGGAACGGGAGATCGCCCTGCCCGCCGTGCTGGGCCAGGCCCTGGCCGCCTGCGCCACGCCCTTCCTTCCCGGTTGGTCGCGCGCGCCCCTGGGCTGGCTCCTGGGCCTGCCGACCATCCTGGCGGGCCTGGGCACGCTCCTGAACCGGGGGGTCAAGGTCGAGGTCCTGGACGCCGCGGCGGTGGCCTTCTCGCTCCTGCGGCGCGACCACTTCACGGCCAATGCCGTGGTGGCCATGCTCGGCCTGGGCTCCTGGCTGGAGCAGTGGACCCGGAAGAAATCCGACCAGTTGCTCAAGAACCTTCTCCGGCCCCAGGTGGAGACCGTCTTCGTGGAACGCGACGCCCGGGAGGTGCGGCTGCCCTTCGACGAGCTGCGCGTCGGCGACATCGTGGTCTGCGGCGCGGGCGAGCTGGTTCCGGTGGACGGGATCGTGGTGGACGGCGAGGCGGCCGTGAACCGCGCCTCGATCACCGGCGAATCCCTGCCGGTCCACACGGCCCTGGGCTCGGACGTGCTCTCGGGCTCGCTGGTGGAGGAGGGCCGCATCAAGATCGCGGCCCGGACCGTCGGCGCGGAGACGAGCATGGCCCGCATCGGCCGCTTCCTGGAGAACTCCCTGCGCAACAAGTCCGCCTCCCAGAAACGCAATGACGACCTGGCCGACCGGCTGGTTCCGGTGACGTTCGCCCTGGGGCTGGCGCTCTTCGCCCTGACCCGGGACGTGCGCCGGGCCGCGGCGGTGCTCACCGTGGACTACTCCTGCGCCCTGAAGCTGGCCGCGCCCGTGGCGGTCAAGTCCGGGATGCACGCGGCCGGGCACTGCGGAGTGCTGCTCAAGGGCGGCCAGGCCCTGGACAACCTCGCCGGAGTCGACACCATCGTCTTCGACAAGACCGGCACCCTGACCCTGGGCGACCTGCGGCTCACGGATGTCCTGCCCCTGGACGGAGGCGACCCCGAGGAACTGCTGGCGCTGGCCGCCGGGGCCGAGGAGCACTATTCCCATCCCGTGGCCCGGGCCGTGGTCCGCGAGGCGAGGACGCGCGGCCTGGAGCTGCCGCCCATCTCCCAGGTGGACTTCATCGTGGCCCACGGCGTCTCGGCCTTCGTGGAGGGACGCCGCGTGCTCGTGGGCAGCCGCCATTTCCTGGAAGAGGACGAGGGCGTGCCCTGCTCCGCCGCCGACGCCAGTGAAAAACGGCTGCGCTCCCAGGGCAAGTCCCTGCTCTATCTGGCCCGCGACGGCCGCCTCCAGGGGCTTCTGGCCCTGCGCGACGAACCGCGCCCGGAAGCGGCCGAGGCCCTGGAGATGCTCCGCGCCCGGGGAATCAGCAGGGTCGTCATGCTCACCGGCGACCACCGCGAGACCGCCGAGGCCATCGCCGCGCGCCTGGGCCACGTGGACGAACTGCATGCCGAACTCAAGCCCGAGGACAAGGCCCTCATCGTGCGGCGGCTCCAGACCGAGGGCCGCTTCCTGGCCTTCGCCGGGGACGGGGTGAACGACGCCCCGGCCCTGCTCTCGGCGGACGTGGGCGTGTGCATGCCCGGAGGCGCGGACCTGGCCCGGGAGTCGGCCCAGGTGGTCCTGCTGGAGGACGACCTGCGCGCGCTGGCCGTGGCCCGGGACATCGCCGCGCGCACCCGGTCCGTGCTGTCCGACACCTTCAAGGCCACCGTGGGCTTCAACTCCGCCGTGCTCCTGCTGGCATCGGGCGGCCGCCTCTCTCCCGTGGCCTCGGCCCTGCTCCACAACGCCTGCACCCTCGGCATCGTCGGCTACGCGGCCCTGGCGGGAGGAGGCAAGCCCGCATCGGCCGCCGCCTTCCAGCGGCCCGCCCCCGGCGGGGAGGTTTCCTAGCATGCTGCTCAACCTGCTTCAGGCCCCGGCCCAGACGCCGCTGCTCATCGTCCGCGTGGCCGACCCCCAACTGGAGGGCCGGCTGGCCCGCATGGGCATCTTCCCCGGCAGCCAGGTGGAGCTGCTGGACGAGGAGGTGGCCCTGCACACCGTCCGGGTGCGCGGCCCCAGGGGGGAGATCCTGCTGGGCGGCGGAATGGGGGGCAAGGTGGTCATCCATCTCGACGACGGCGGCATGCGGCCGCTGACCGAACTTTCGCCGGGCGACACCGGGCACATCGAGGCGGTCACGGCCGGGGAAAGCCTGACCGAGACGCTGCGCGCCCTGGGGCTGGACGACGGCGACCGCATTGAGATGATCCGGGCCCTCCCGCCCATGGAATATGTGGCGGAGGTGCGCGGCCGAGGCCGGGTGCGCCTGGCCGAGGGCATGGCCGCGAAAATCCTCGGCCGCATGGGCGGCCTGGAATGCCAATTCGCCAACGCCCAGGCCGGCAAGGACTTCATGGTCACCCGCCTGTTGGGCGGCGGCCGCGCCAAGCGCGCCATCGCCGCCCTGGACATCAGCCCCGGGGATGTGCTGCGTCTGGAATACGTGGCCAAGGCTCCCAGCTACCGCTTGTCCGGCGGCGACCGCGTCGTCCTGGTCAGCCGGGAAGGATTGCGCCTCTTTCTGCGCCGCGACCAGGCCGAGCTTCTGGTGGTGCAGACGCTGAACAACGAGGAGAAAACCCCTTGAAGATGGCCCGCGAAGTGTTTCTCGATTACCTGCGCGAAAAGGGAATGAGCATGACGCCCCAGCGCGCCACCATCGTCGAGACGTTCCTGGAAACCGAGGGGCACTTCTCCTCGGAGCAGTTCTTCGCCAAGGTCCGCCAGGCGGACCCGGCCATCGGGCAGGCCACGGTCTACCGCACCCTCAAGCTCCTGGTGGATTCCGGGCTGGCCGAGGCCTTCAACAGCGGCCAGGGCGCCCTGCTCTACGAGCACGGCTACGGCCACGCCCACCACGACCACCTCATCTGCCTGCGCTGCGGCCTGAAGATGGAGATCGTGGACCAGGAGATCGAACGCCGCCAGGAGCTTCTGGCCCGCGACCACGGCTTCGAACTGACCAGCCACGGGATGATCCTCTACGGCTTCTGCCCCGACTGCCACGGCAAGGAGTGAAGCCGTGGGGGAAAAGATCGCGGCGCGGCCCCGGCTGATCCACGCGACCTCGCGGCGGTTGCGCCTGCGCTGGTCGACGCTGCTCCATCCGGCCCTCGACCCGGACTACCTGGAGGCCTGGCTGGAGCAGTTGCCCGGGGTGACCGCCGCGAGGGTCAATCCCCGCGCCGCCTGCCTGGTGCTGACGCATGACGGGCGTCCAGGCCTCCTCGACGACATGCGCGCGGCCCTGGCCGACGTTCCCGCCGCGGCCTTTTCCCGCCCGGCCCCGGCCCGGCCCCGCCGCCGCCTTCTGGATGTCGCGGCGCACTTGGCGACCGCGCTGGCCCTCCGCCTGCTCCCGCCGGGCCTGGGGCTGGCCGGAGCCGCGCTGCTGGGGGTTCCCGCCATCCTGCGGGGCCTGGACATCCTGCTCACACGCGGCATAAAGGCCCCGGTCCTGGACATGGCCACCATCGGGTTCTCCCTTCTGCGCGGCGACGCCTCGGCCGCCGCGGGCATCTCCTCCATGGTGGTCATCGGCGAATACCTGCGCCAGACCACCGAGGACCGCTCCAACGGCCTGCTCAAAAGCCTGCTGGCGCCGCCCGTGGAACGGGTGAGGGTGGAGCGTCCCGACGGCCGCGAGGAGACCGTGCCCTTCGCGGAGGTCCGCGAAGGCGATCTGGTGCTCTGCGGACCAGGCGAGACGCTGGCCGTGGACGGCGTGGTGGAGCGCGGCCGGGCGCTCTTGAGCACAAGCGCCATCACCGGCGAAGCCGCGCCGGAGGAAGCGTCCGAGGGACGGTCCGTCCTTTCCGGCTCTTTGGTGGCCGACGGCCGCCTGGGCGTGCGCGCATCCCGGGACGCGGGCGAAAGCTCCATGGCGCGCATCGCCGGATTCATGAAGCGGACCCTGGCGGAAAAATCTCCTTGCGAACGCCTGAGCGACCGCATGGCCGACCGGCTGACGCTCCTCACCCTGGGAATGGGGGCGGCGCTCTACGCGGCCACCGGCGATGCCGGGCGGGCGCTCTCGGCCCTCACCGTGGACTACGTCTGCTCCGTGAAGCTGCCCGCGCCCGTTGTGACCAAGGCCACCATGTACGCCGCCGCCAAGCGCGGCGTGCTCGTCAAGAGCGGCACCGCGCTGGACGCCCTGGCCCGGGCGCGGGTGATGGTCTTCGACAAGACCGGAACCCTGACCCGGGGGGAACCGGAAGTCAAGGATTTGCGCGTCCTGTCCGGGGTGGATCCGAACCGGCTTCTGCTCTTGGCGGCGTCGGCCGAGGAGCGCTGGGGACATCCGGCGGGCCGCGCCCTGATCAACGCCGCCCGGAAGCGGGGCCTGGCCCTTCTCCCCGCCCGGGACACGGACTGCGCCGCGGCTCAGGGCGTGGCCGCCGTGGTGGACGGCGTGGCGGTGCGGGCTGGCAGCGGCCTTTTTCTCAAACAAGGCGGAATTTCGTGCGCCCCCCTGGAGCATTGGGCCGGGGAAATGGGCCGCCGGGGCGACAGCCTCGTCTTCGTGGCTCTCGACGGCCGCCCGGCCGGGGTTCTGGGCCTGCGGGACGGCCTGCGCCCCGAGGCCACCGGCGTTCTGGCCGGATTGCGGAAACGCGGCGTGGAGCGGATCGTGGTCCTCACCGGCGATCGCAAGGAAGCGGCCGACGCCCTTCTGGGCGGACTGGAGGGCCTGGACGAGGTGCGCGCGGGCCTGGGGCCGGAGGACAAGGCCCGAATCGTGGCCGGGTTGCGCGCCGAAGGACGCGGCGTGGCGGTGGTGGGCGAGGGGCTCAATGACGCCCCGGCGCTGCTGGCCGGCGACGTGGGCGTGTGTCTGGCCGGTCAGTCCGGGCTCACCCGGGAATCGGCCGGAATCGTCCTCCTGCGCCAGGACCTCCGGGGCCTGCTCGCCGCCCGCGATCTGGCGGTCCGGGCCGGAAACATGCTCCGGGGGTGCTTCACCACGGGCCTGGCCGTGAACACGGGGCTGCTCCTGGCCGCCGGAGCCGGACGTCTCTCGCCGGTGTCGGCGGCCGCCCTGCACAACGGCAACACCTTCACCCTGCTCGGGCTGGCGGCCTGGGCCTGCGGCCGGGACATGAACGGCGGCTGAGCGGAATCCCCCGTCCTCGCCGGAAGACGGGGGATCGCGGGTCAGGCCTTCGCCTTGGCCTTGCCCTTCACGGCGGGCTTGCGGGCCTCATCGGCCAGGGACCGGAGGCCCTTGCGGACCTCGGCCGTCTTCCCGCCGACCCAATCGGCGGCCTTCATGCCGCCGCGAACGGCTCCCACCATGACCGGCCGCAGGGCCTCCGAACGGGCCGCGGCGCAGACCGCCATACCCAGCAGGGCCACCCCGGCGGCGGCGACGGTGACACAACGCAGATGCAGACTCATGGCGCACCTCCCTCGGCTTTCGCCAGCCTGCCCCATGTCTGCTTCAGATCGCCCTTCCGGGTCAAACGGTGAAAAGCGTTTTCAGTTTTTCTTCCCCGCCTCCGCCGCGCAGCGCGGGCACAGGCCGACCAGTTGCGAACGGCAGCGGTGCAGCACGAACCCCTCCTGACGGGCGGCGACCTCCTGCATCCCCTCCAGATACGGACTGCTCACGGCCACCCGCCGCCCGCAGCGTTCACAGATGAGGTGACAGCAGCATCCATCCACCGCCTCATAGAGCGCCGTCCCGGAATTCAACTGGATGCGCCGGGCCAGACCGGCCCGCAGCATATGCCCGAGCGCCCGGTACAAGGTGGAAAGGCTGATGCCGTTCTCGTCGCCTCCCACCTCCGCCAGAAGTCCCTCGGCGCTTACGGGACCAGGCAGTTCAAGGAAGACCCCGAGGATCTTCTCACGTTGCGGCGTGAGCTTGAGATTATTGGCTTCCAGGTACTCCTTGAGTTGCTCCCGCGCCTCCATCGTTCCTCCACACGCTCCATGCCGACGATCACCGCCGGCGTTGCGACTATTCTCATCCAGGCGGCGGATTATCCGCGCTTCTCCGTAGCCCGATGACACCACTATCAACTCTTTCTTTTTATTGACACTTTTTGCGTCGAAGTTTAGTCATGATAAAGAAAATCATTTTCAATATCAACTCAATCCCGGGAGTGAAAGAAAGAGCAATGGACCAAAACAGGACGTTGCGGAACCTCGGCCCAGGCGAAAGCGCCCTGGTGATCGCGATCGACGGAGGCCGCATGGCCACCATGAGGCTGGAAGACCTGGGCATCCTCCCCGGAGTCGAGATCAGCGTATTGGCCAATGCCGCCGGCCCCCTGCTCGTCTCGGTGGGGGAATCACGGGTCATCGTGGAGCGGGGCATCGCCGACAAGGTCCGGGTGATCTGAGCCCGGGCCCATGAAACAGAGGAGAAGCGAATGACTCTCAACGAAATGTCGCCCGGCGCGGCCTGCGTCATCAAGGACATGACCGCCGACGGCGCCCTGGGACAACGGCTCATGGATCTCGGTTTCTACCCCGGAGCCGGTGTCCGCGTGGTGCGCAACGCCCCCCTCGTGGACCCGGTGGAGTTGGAGTTGGAAGGCTATCACGTCAGCATCCGGCACGACGAAGCCCGACACGTGGAGGTTCACGAGGCATGAGCCGGAACATTCTCGCCGCCCTGGCCGGCCAGCCCAATTGCGGCAAATCGACGATCTTCAACATGCTCACCGGCGCACGCCAGCACGTCGCCAACTATCCCGGCGTCACCGTGGAGAAGAAAACCGGCCGCCTCCAGACCGGCGAACTGCGGGTCGAGCTGGTGGACCTGCCAGGCACCTACAGCCTGACCTCCTATTCCCTGGAGGAGCGGGTTTCCCGGGATTTCCTGCTGCACGACCGCCCGCGCGTGGTCATCAACGTGGCCGACGCCTCGAACCTGAAACGCAGCCTCTACCTGACCCTGCAGTTGCTGGAGATGGATGCGCCCCTGGTGCTCAACCTGAACATGATGGACGTGGCCCGACGCAGAGGGATTTCCATCGACGAGAAGGGGTTGTCGGAGCATCTCGGCGTACCGGTGGCGCCCACGGTGGGCAAAAAGAGGGAAGGGGCGGCGCGGCTGCGCGAAGCCTTGGGCCTGGCCGCCGGAGGATGTTGGGAAAGCACCCCGTTCAAGGTGCAGTACGGGCCGCTGGAGCCCTTCATCGCCGCGCTTGAGGACAGGCTGTCGGCTGACGAAAAGCTGGGCGCGATGTACCCGCCCCGCTGGCTGGCGGTCAAACTGCTGGAGGGCGACGCCGAAGCCGGGGCCCTGCTGCGCGAACACGGTGAAGACGCGCCCGGGTTGCTGGCCGAGGC
Above is a genomic segment from Desulfovibrio aminophilus containing:
- a CDS encoding PP2C family protein-serine/threonine phosphatase, producing the protein MSFISKPLDSVAGWSVRRKMDILLAFVLVLPPLAVLLLAQAADHRLLNAALVAMLAASVILFMPLSALLSHLLALRNINQLNTQCLRLKEGRYTPENLPPEQDEEHDFLRLKRNLHGLGLAIQSRERRLSQAIDNLADARRRIEESIEYAGLIQRAFLPGADAFAPLTRDHFLLWSQRDGVGGDACWIRPFPGGFLAAVIDCTGHGVPGAFMTLIVHSLFDKAAREGRDSPAALLSRVNALIKESLGQTGRGATSDDGMDCAVCRIESAAGRLTYAGARIPLLVLNAGEVEVLRGDPLGAGYVRTPADHRFSERKIALVPGQRFYLATDGLADTVGGPKRLPFGRGRFIRFILEQAGVPLADQAEALERHLSEYRGGEPRRDDLTVLGFEVEARS
- a CDS encoding SiaB family protein kinase yields the protein MTPAMFEDYEKFRRDGVMLYFNGPVSQAVLEGIADIMRRRMDSEDTERAVARKVFALLVEQMQNIVRYSCERAALEGGEGEFAQGQVVVGREADGSFFVASGNRIRAGDGRRLSERLLRVQGMNRPDLKAYYRECRRAGPDAESAGAGLGFIEMARHAAKPLDFAIVPVDRDTSFFSVKATA
- a CDS encoding DUF1987 domain-containing protein, with translation MTALTVQGTKSSPHIHFDPVTRVLEIRGESYPENCSRFYGPVFDWLRDFLAVTGDGVELNMEIVYFNSSTSKTFLDLFDLLDHEAGKGREIVINWRYHGENETAQECGEEFMEEVRNVRFNLVEIAN
- a CDS encoding cation-translocating P-type ATPase, with translation MTSPTILIRHSIPGRVRLQARALRRDAAAAGRLELALGGMDGVLAVRCNMACGSMVVRFDEDRLDRSAVLRRAEDILSDGRHPRPGRLPACASELCSGRACEATRMGCDPVRPATRRFALVSAVMGVVGLRKLLGLAVSGAALSPLGLAAALVSVPLFRQAARQARQKRFTLESFLGAGCMAAVVTGEALTAFEILWIHSGAELLKAWITERSRRSIAGILRLSGHHTFILVDGVEVEAEVDSLRPGDVVVLHTGEKVCVDGEVESGEALLDESPITGRADHVLRKPGDRVLAGTFVRQGVIRVRARDVGDGTYLARILRQVEDSLENRAPIEGVADRLASRLVRLGFLATGATWIFTGSAWRAFSVMLVMACPCATVLAASTAISAAIASAARRNILIKGGRHLEEIGRMDTACFDKTGTLTGMEPVLTRILPLDGTEEEALLRMAVSVEAHNHHPLAQAVKAEAARRGIAATPHSVCDYTLGMGMRAEVGGSVILVGNGRLMERHDVPLADARSRARELRRDGHTVLYMARDAEVLGLLAFDNRIRPESARVLAALRRNGVKRVVLITGDEAGAARGLARKLDIPEHHAALLPEDKAALVRDLRDQGARVLMVGDGINDALALAEADVGVAMGVGGSEAAVEAADIALVDDGLDGLAYVQDLSKKTLRVVRQNFWIATGSNLAGVALGAAGLLSPVAAGLLHIVHSLGVLANSSRLLRAQSLPPMIEEKP
- a CDS encoding heavy-metal-associated domain-containing protein, whose amino-acid sequence is MMDFQLLMELREHLSVAHHVRGRIRLRFSLGLLTDGRAMGLLASAKGAPLPAAVRGVRLNVAARSVVLEYDPEIVQPRVLEEVLTTDDENRFRVLAEELKTLAPQA
- a CDS encoding magnetosome protein MamC, coding for MSKLAIMRKRMLGAATVGAVMVGAVAGGVDAAARDIRKVKNGEMSRRDAAADVAREAGTTGLATGAAVAVVGALGLGGVLSVLGVAAMATGAKYLLDSAVDKAARTAKPAATPKAALAPSRSKTAPAPKARKAKSVKAKSKAAPAKAAIPPAE
- a CDS encoding YtxH domain-containing protein; protein product: MSEHATPSVGGAPQPAQPQAESAASPGSWFNVSNPGYLKGLLLGAGVALVATNPTVQKAVISGAVRLWAAVQGGVEEIKEQIQDAKAELSQEG